The following are encoded together in the Misgurnus anguillicaudatus chromosome 14, ASM2758022v2, whole genome shotgun sequence genome:
- the LOC129444406 gene encoding uncharacterized protein, with translation MKRKTVDISTFFSKRSVNSGTCDERVKHQEKESIECDIQELDETERQELDETERQELEERDMQELEERDMQELEETDRQELEERDMQELEETDRQELEETDRQELEKTDRQELGQPTVHTDLSDISKSRAEDPRQPRLKLFPRTLQLNRRRSFKAEWYNTHKWLEYSQSKDSAYCYACRHFSLPNSGDSVFTSVQGFRNWKKATYKDGGISTHKGRSPRTSDSITTPSFSL, from the exons atgaaGAGGAAGACAGTAGATATATCGACATTCTTCAGCAAAAGATCAGTAAACTCTGGGACATGTGATGAAAGAGTGAAGCATCAAGAGAAAGAGAGTATAGAATGTGACATTCAGGAGCTGGATGAGACAGAGAGGCAGGAGCTAGATGAGACAGAGAGGCAGGAGCTGGAAGAGAGAGACATGCAAGAGCTGGAAGAGAGAGACATGCAAGAGCTGgaagagacagacaggcaggagCTGGAAGAGAGAGACATGCAAGAGCTGgaagagacagacaggcaggagctggaagagacagacaggcaggagctggaaaagacagacaggcaggagCTGGGACAGCCAACTGTTCACACAGACCTATCAG ATATATCTAAATCCCGAGCAGAGGATCCAAGACAGCCCAGACTAAAGCTTTTTCCAAGAACCCTCCAGTTAAACAGAAGACGCAGTTTTAAGGCAGAATGGTACAACACTCACAAATGGTTAGAATACTCCCAGAGTAAAGACTCCGCTTACTGCTATGCCTGCAGACACTTCAGCCTTCCTAACTCTGGTGATTCAGTCTTTACATCTGTTCAAGGATTCCGAAACTGGAAAAAAGCCACTTACAAAGATGGAGG